A genomic region of Columba livia isolate bColLiv1 breed racing homer chromosome 24, bColLiv1.pat.W.v2, whole genome shotgun sequence contains the following coding sequences:
- the GRAMD1B gene encoding protein Aster-B isoform X13: MDSLLECGALWGLVLDQELPCLLWDLEGLLDLPQGNVSCGSDEIPAVLSPTYKQRNEDFRKLFKQLPDTERLIVDYSCALQRDILLQGRLYLSENWICFYSNIFRWETLLTVRLKDICSMTKEKTARLIPNAIQVCTDTEKHFFTSFGARDRTYMMMFRLWQNALLDKPLCPKELWHFVHQCYGNELGLTSDDEDYVPPDDDFNTMGYCEEIPVEENEVNDSSSKSSMEAKPEASPQLPKKSVTASTLTSTGSSEAPASFDGVLPEEEEAVAESPVEKDLGIANIMGEKIEIIGPVNSPSLDFNDNEDIPTELSDSSETHDEGEVQAFYEDLNGRQYVNEVFNFSVDKLYDLLFTDSQFQRDFMEQRRFSDIIFHPWKKEENGNQTRVILYTITLTNPLAPKTATVTETQTMYKASQESECYVIDAEVLTHDVPYHDYFYTINRYTLTRVARNKSRLRVSTELRYRKQPWGLVKSFIEKNFWSGLEDYFRHLESELTKTESTYLAEVHRQSPKEKVSKQSTVRRRKRAHAHLRVPHLEEVLSPVTTPTDEEVAHRIKHVAGSTQTRHVPEESPGGFHLQSVSKLLLVISFVLVLLVILNMMLFYKLWMLEYTTQTLTAWQGLRLQERLPQSQTEWAQLLESQQKYHDSELQKWREIIKSSVMLLDQMKDSLINLQNGIGSRDFGSDPEEKRKRFH, from the exons ATGGATTCCTTGCTGGAGTGCGGGGCTCTCTGGGGTCTGGTGCTGGATCAAGAACTGCCATGTCTGCTGTGGGACCTGGAGGGGCTTCTCGACTTACCGCAAGGAAATGTCAGCTGTGGATCAGATGAAATTCCAGCT GTGTTGAGTCCAACATACAAACAACGGAATGAAGATTTCAGGAAACTCTTCAAGCAGCTTCCTGACACGGAGCGCCTCATCGTAG ATTACTCATGTGCGCTACAAAGAGACATTCTCCTGCAGGGCCGCCTCTACCTCTCTGAAAACTGGATCTGCTTTTACAGCAACATCTTCCGTTGGGAGACACTG CTGACAGTTCGCTTGAAGGATATCTGCTCGATGACCAAGGAAAAAACAGCACGGCTCATTCCTAATGCCATCCAAGTTTGCACTGACACTGAAAAG cacttttttacttcctttggGGCTCGAGACAGGACGTACATGATGATGTTCAGACTCTGGCAGAATGCTCTCCTGGACAAG CCTCTGTGTCCAAAGGAGCTCTGGCACTTTGTCCACCAGTGTTACGGGAACGAGCTGGGTCTGACTAGCGATGATGAAGACTACGTGCCTCCCGATGATGACTTCAACACTATGGG ctactgtgaagaaatcCCCGTGGAAGAGAACGAAGTCAATGACAGCTCCTCAAAAAGCAGCATGGAGGCCAAGCCGGAAGCTAGCCCTCAGCTGCCAAAGAAATCTGTCACTGCCAGCACCCTGACGTCCACGGGAAGCAGTGAAGCGCCGGCCTCG TTTGATGGAGTTCTGccagaagaggaggaagcagtGGCGGAGAGTCCTGTGGAAAAAGACCTTGGCATTGCAAATATAATGGGAGAGAAGATTGAGATCATTGGCCCCGTGAACTCCCCTTCCCTAGACTTCAATGACAACGAAGACATCCCCACTGAGCTCAGTGACTCGTCAGAGACCCATGATGAAG GGGAAGTCCAAGCGTTTTACGAGGATCTGAACGGCCGTCAGTACGTGAACGAAGTGTTCAACTTCAGCGTGGACAAGCTGTACGACTTGCTTTTCACGGACTCCCAGTTCCAGAGGGACTTCATGGAGCAGCGCCGGTTCTCTG ATATTATTTTTCATCcctggaagaaggaagaaaatggcaatCAGACCAGAGTGATCTTGTATACCATTACCCTCACTAACCCTCTGGCCCCCAAAACTGCCACCGTCACTGAGACGCAG ACAATGTACAAAGCCAGCCAAGAAAGCGAGTGCTATGTCATAGATGCAGAGGTGCTAACTCACGACGTCCCCTACCATGATTATTTCTACACCATTAACCGCTACACGTTGACTCGTGTTGCCAGAAACAAAAGCCGACTCAG GGTTTCCACAGAGTTACGTTACAGGAAGCAGCCTTGGGGGCTGGTGAAATCCTTCATCGAGAAGAATTTTTGGAGCGGCCTAGAAGATTATTTCCGTCATTTGG AGAGTGAACTGACCAAAACCGAGAGTACGTACCTGGCTGAGGTCCACAGACAATCTCCCAAAGAGAAAGTGAGCAAGCAATCGACCGTGCGCCGGAGGAAACGGGCCCATGCCCATCTGCGGGTGCCACACTTGGAGGAGGTGCTGAGTCCCGTCACCACCCCCACGGATGAGGAGGTTGCGCATCGAATCAAGCACGTGGCGG GTTCCACCCAGACACGGCACGTCCCTGAGGAGAGCCCCGGCGGCTTCCACCTGCAGAGCGTCTCCAAGCTGCTCCTTGTCATCAGTTTTGT tCTGGTGCTGCTGGTCATTCTCAATATGATGCTGTTCTACAAACTCTGGATGTTGGAATACACGACGCAGACGCTCACGGCGTGGCAGGGCTTGCGGCTACAGGAGAG